In one Streptomyces marincola genomic region, the following are encoded:
- a CDS encoding nucleotidyltransferase family protein — protein MSAPAGRPVAGLLLAAGGGRRLGGRPKALLTLRGRLFVDAAAEALRAAGCAPVHVVLGAGAAEVRARARLTGCEVVENADWESGMGSSLRAGLAALPGTAGAALVALVDQPRVGAAAMRRVAAAFTGPDVLAAAAYGGERGHPVLIGSAHFGGVRAAARGDAGARGYLRGREVTLVECGDVGAPDDVDEPGDLIDLPS, from the coding sequence ATAAGCGCCCCGGCGGGCCGCCCCGTCGCCGGGCTGCTGCTCGCCGCGGGCGGCGGCCGTCGCCTGGGCGGGCGGCCGAAGGCGCTGCTGACGCTCCGGGGCCGGCTGTTCGTCGACGCGGCGGCCGAGGCGCTGCGCGCCGCGGGCTGCGCGCCGGTGCACGTCGTGCTCGGCGCCGGCGCGGCCGAGGTGCGGGCCAGGGCGCGTCTGACGGGCTGCGAGGTAGTGGAGAACGCCGACTGGGAGTCGGGCATGGGCTCGTCGCTGCGGGCCGGGCTCGCCGCGCTGCCCGGCACCGCGGGCGCGGCCCTGGTAGCCCTGGTGGACCAGCCGCGCGTCGGGGCGGCGGCGATGCGCAGGGTCGCGGCGGCGTTCACGGGGCCGGACGTGCTGGCCGCGGCGGCCTACGGCGGGGAGCGGGGGCACCCGGTGCTGATCGGTTCCGCGCACTTCGGCGGCGTTCGGGCCGCGGCGCGGGGTGACGCGGGCGCACGCGGGTACCTGCGGGGGCGGGAGGTCACGCTGGTCGAGTGCGGGGACGTCGGGGCGCCTGATGATGTCGACGAGCCGGGCGATCTCATTGATCTTCCATCATGA
- a CDS encoding IclR family transcriptional regulator, whose amino-acid sequence MPPSDVRKTAANGGGVQSLERAFALLEHMADAGGETGLSELAASSGLPLPTIHRLMRTLVACGYVRQQANRRYALGPRLIRLGESAARPLATWARPHLARLVEATGETANMALLDGDDVVYVAQVPSRHSMRMFTEVGRRVLPHSTAVGKALLAGLPDAEVRALLRRTGMPAATERTITTPEAFLDALRSVRENGFALDDNEQEIGVRCIAVAMPDAPTAAAISVSGPAGRVTDEATEKMAPLLREVAADLSLALAGNAGEDA is encoded by the coding sequence GTGCCACCGTCCGACGTGCGCAAGACCGCAGCCAACGGCGGCGGGGTCCAGTCGTTGGAGCGCGCCTTCGCCCTGCTTGAGCACATGGCCGACGCGGGAGGCGAGACGGGGCTGAGCGAGCTCGCGGCCAGCAGCGGACTGCCGTTGCCGACGATCCACCGGCTGATGCGGACCCTGGTCGCCTGCGGGTACGTGCGCCAGCAGGCCAACCGCCGCTACGCGCTCGGGCCCCGCCTGATCCGGCTCGGGGAGAGCGCGGCGCGACCGCTGGCCACGTGGGCGAGGCCGCACCTGGCCCGCCTGGTCGAGGCCACGGGCGAGACCGCGAACATGGCCCTGCTCGACGGCGACGACGTGGTGTACGTGGCGCAGGTGCCGTCGCGGCACTCGATGCGCATGTTCACCGAGGTCGGCCGGCGGGTGCTGCCGCACTCGACCGCCGTGGGCAAGGCGCTGCTCGCCGGCCTGCCGGACGCGGAGGTGCGCGCGCTGCTGCGCCGCACCGGGATGCCGGCGGCGACGGAACGCACCATCACCACGCCCGAGGCGTTCCTCGACGCGCTGCGGAGCGTGCGGGAGAACGGGTTCGCGCTGGACGACAACGAGCAGGAGATAGGCGTCCGGTGCATCGCCGTCGCGATGCCGGACGCGCCGACGGCGGCGGCCATCTCGGTGTCGGGGCCGGCCGGGCGGGTCACCGACGAGGCGACGGAGAAGATGGCGCCGCTGCTGCGCGAAGTCGCCGCCGACCTCTCGCTCGCGCTGGCGGGGAACGCCGGGGAGGACGCATAA
- the allB gene encoding allantoinase AllB: MTTTTLVLRSTRVITPQGQRPADIAVSGERIAAVLPHGSPPPAGARLVDYGDAALLPGLVDTHVHVNDPGRTEWEGFATATRAAAAGGVTTLVDMPLNSVPPTTTAAHLAVKRAVARDTVHTDVGFWGGAVPGNTADLRGLHEAGVFGFKCFLSPSGVEEFPELTPAGLEAAMAETARLGALLIVHAEDPGRLAEAAPPAGSDRYADFLASRPDAAETEAIALLLALARRLGTRVHILHLSSAAALPLIAGARAEGVRVTAETCPHFLTLTAEEVPDGATEFKCCPPIREAANQDALWRALAAGTLDAVVSDHSPCTADLKVPDFQAAWGGISSLQLGLPVLWTAARARGHDLADVARWTAAGPARLAGLPGKGAIAPGRDADIAVLDPEAEFTVDPAALHHRNPVTAYAGRTLRGVVRATWLRGLLIAEHGNVTERAGRLVVRPGTATDVPQARIADRGGAGEAGGAGGAREDAGDTGNPGNRGGAGGAPAAPAARRDTGRGTP; encoded by the coding sequence TTGACCACCACCACCCTCGTCCTGCGCTCGACCCGCGTGATCACGCCCCAGGGACAGCGCCCCGCCGACATCGCCGTCTCGGGCGAGCGGATCGCCGCCGTGCTGCCGCACGGCTCACCGCCGCCCGCCGGCGCCCGCCTGGTCGACTACGGAGACGCGGCGCTGCTGCCCGGACTCGTCGACACCCACGTGCACGTCAACGACCCGGGGCGCACGGAGTGGGAGGGCTTCGCCACCGCCACCCGCGCCGCCGCCGCCGGCGGCGTCACCACCCTGGTCGACATGCCGCTCAACAGCGTCCCGCCCACCACCACCGCCGCCCACCTGGCGGTCAAACGCGCGGTCGCGCGGGACACCGTCCACACCGACGTCGGCTTCTGGGGCGGCGCGGTGCCCGGCAACACCGCCGACCTGCGCGGGCTGCACGAGGCCGGGGTCTTCGGCTTCAAGTGCTTCCTGTCGCCCTCGGGGGTCGAGGAGTTCCCCGAACTGACCCCGGCAGGGCTCGAAGCCGCCATGGCCGAGACCGCGCGCCTGGGCGCGCTGCTCATCGTGCACGCCGAGGACCCGGGCCGGCTGGCCGAGGCGGCGCCGCCCGCGGGCAGCGACAGGTACGCCGACTTCCTGGCCTCCCGTCCCGACGCCGCGGAGACCGAGGCCATCGCCCTGCTGCTCGCCCTGGCCCGCCGCCTCGGGACCCGCGTGCACATCCTGCACCTCTCCTCGGCCGCCGCCCTGCCGCTCATCGCCGGGGCCAGGGCCGAGGGCGTGCGGGTCACGGCCGAGACCTGCCCGCACTTCCTCACCCTGACCGCCGAGGAAGTGCCGGACGGGGCAACGGAGTTCAAGTGCTGCCCGCCGATCAGGGAGGCCGCCAACCAGGACGCGCTGTGGCGCGCGCTGGCCGCCGGCACCCTGGACGCCGTGGTCTCCGACCACTCGCCCTGCACCGCGGACCTCAAGGTGCCCGACTTCCAGGCCGCCTGGGGCGGCATCTCCTCCCTCCAGCTCGGCCTCCCCGTGCTGTGGACGGCGGCCCGCGCCCGCGGCCACGACCTGGCCGACGTGGCCCGCTGGACGGCCGCAGGGCCCGCCCGGCTCGCCGGCCTGCCGGGCAAGGGCGCCATCGCCCCCGGCCGGGACGCCGACATCGCCGTGCTCGACCCGGAGGCCGAGTTCACCGTCGACCCGGCCGCCCTGCACCACCGCAACCCCGTCACCGCCTACGCCGGCCGCACCCTGCGCGGCGTGGTGCGCGCCACCTGGCTGCGCGGCCTGCTGATCGCGGAGCACGGGAACGTCACCGAGCGCGCGGGCCGCCTCGTCGTCCGGCCCGGCACCGCGACCGACGTGCCGCAGGCGCGGATCGCGGACCGCGGTGGGGCAGGCGAGGCCGGTGGGGCCGGTGGGGCTCGCGAGGATGCGGGGGACACAGGGAACCCAGGGAACCGAGGGGGCGCGGGGGGCGCGCCCGCGGCACCGGCCGCGCGGCGGGACACCGGAAGGGGAACGCCATGA
- the alc gene encoding allantoicase, whose amino-acid sequence MTTHFTGAAPPYHGGDPYADYRAPEPGAVPFLHLPDLADRRLGGSVLAASDEFFAERENLLLPGRPVFDPAAFGHKGKIMDGWETRRRRGPSADRPHPAGHEHDWAVIRLGVPGVIRGVVVDTAHFRGNHPRAIAVHGTATPEDDAAWTELVPVTEVGGHAANAFPVSVPRRFTHLRLLQYPDGGVARLRAHGDPVPDPAWLAALGTFDLLALENGGAVEDASDRFYSPPGHTIHPGRPRSMAEGWETRRRRDDGHDWLRYRLAGPAVIRAVEIDTGSYKGNAPGWASLSVLPVGGAGPGADASPGETAGPDGTETGAAGHGNGGEGWHEVLPRTALRPDTVHRFVLPEPAPPATHARLDVYPDGGLGRLRLFGSLTPEGARHLAERHRRLTG is encoded by the coding sequence ATGACCACCCACTTCACCGGCGCCGCGCCGCCCTACCACGGCGGCGACCCGTACGCCGACTACCGTGCCCCAGAGCCGGGGGCCGTGCCGTTCCTCCACCTGCCCGACCTGGCCGACCGGCGGCTCGGCGGCTCGGTCCTGGCGGCGAGCGACGAGTTCTTCGCGGAGCGGGAGAACCTGCTGCTCCCGGGCCGGCCGGTGTTCGACCCGGCCGCGTTCGGGCACAAGGGCAAGATCATGGACGGCTGGGAGACCCGCCGCAGGCGCGGCCCCTCGGCGGACCGGCCGCACCCGGCCGGCCACGAGCACGACTGGGCCGTGATCCGCCTCGGCGTGCCCGGCGTGATCCGCGGCGTCGTCGTCGACACCGCCCACTTCCGGGGCAACCACCCGCGCGCGATCGCCGTGCACGGCACCGCGACCCCCGAGGACGATGCCGCCTGGACCGAACTGGTGCCCGTCACCGAGGTCGGCGGGCACGCGGCCAACGCCTTCCCGGTGTCCGTGCCGCGCCGGTTCACGCACCTGCGGCTCCTCCAGTACCCCGACGGCGGGGTCGCGCGGCTGCGCGCGCACGGCGACCCCGTGCCCGACCCGGCCTGGCTCGCCGCGCTCGGCACGTTCGACCTGCTGGCGCTGGAGAACGGCGGCGCGGTCGAGGACGCGAGCGACCGCTTCTACTCGCCGCCAGGCCACACGATCCACCCCGGCCGGCCGCGCAGCATGGCGGAGGGCTGGGAGACCAGGCGGCGCCGCGACGACGGGCACGACTGGCTGCGCTACCGCCTCGCGGGCCCGGCCGTGATCAGGGCCGTGGAGATCGACACGGGGAGCTACAAGGGCAACGCCCCCGGCTGGGCCTCCCTCTCGGTCCTCCCGGTCGGCGGTGCGGGGCCCGGCGCGGACGCAAGCCCCGGGGAAACGGCCGGCCCGGACGGCACGGAGACCGGCGCGGCCGGGCACGGGAACGGCGGCGAGGGCTGGCACGAGGTGCTGCCGCGCACCGCGCTGCGCCCCGACACGGTGCACCGCTTCGTCCTGCCCGAGCCGGCCCCGCCCGCCACGCACGCCCGGCTCGACGTCTACCCGGACGGCGGCCTCGGGCGCCTGCGGCTGTTCGGCTCGCTCACCCCCGAGGGCGCCAGGCACCTGGCCGAGCGGCACCGGCGGCTGACCGGCTGA
- a CDS encoding ribonuclease domain-containing protein: MGMNHLSRSARGTLRTGALGALLAGLLIGGPTTAAASPAFTDPSPTPTSSTAVAPLAYGDICHSDLPAQAYDTLELIEQGGPFPHPQDGGTFHNREGLLPDRPTGYYHEYTVETPGLDHRGARRIVTGDSHEEDYYTSDHYASFDLIDYAC, translated from the coding sequence ATGGGCATGAACCACCTTTCCAGGAGCGCCCGCGGGACCCTCCGCACCGGCGCCCTCGGCGCACTGCTGGCCGGCCTCCTCATCGGCGGTCCGACCACGGCCGCCGCGTCCCCCGCGTTCACGGACCCGAGCCCCACCCCCACCTCCTCGACCGCTGTGGCGCCCCTCGCCTACGGCGACATCTGCCACAGCGACCTGCCCGCCCAGGCGTACGACACGCTCGAACTGATCGAGCAGGGCGGCCCGTTCCCCCACCCCCAGGACGGCGGCACGTTCCACAACCGCGAGGGCCTGCTCCCTGACCGGCCCACCGGCTACTACCACGAGTACACCGTCGAGACCCCGGGCCTCGACCACAGGGGCGCCCGGCGCATCGTCACGGGCGACTCCCACGAGGAGGACTACTACACCTCCGACCACTACGCGTCGTTCGACCTCATCGACTACGCCTGCTGA
- a CDS encoding ROK family glucokinase, producing MSTNRDRAHRQTARATVLRAIATRERRSHLSAPRVPTVGIDIGGTKVMAGVVDADGTVLERVRTETPDKSKSPKVVEDTIAELVLDLSDRHDVHAVGIGAAGWVDADRSRVLFAPHLAWRNEPLRDALAARLVVPIMVDNDANTAAWGEWRFGAGRGADHLVMITLGTGIGGAILEGGRVKRGAYGVAGEFGHMQVVPGGHRCPCGNRGCWEQYSSGNALVREARELAVADSPVAHHLLDRVGGRTRDITGPLITELARSGDAMCVELLEDMGRWLGIGIANLAAALDPARFVIGGGVSEADELLIGPAREAFRRHLTGRGYRPEAEIVRARLGTDAGMVGAADLARLVARRFRRANRRRAERAHRTTFELRLPPRSREAGP from the coding sequence ATGAGTACCAACCGTGACCGGGCGCACCGCCAGACGGCGCGGGCGACGGTGTTGCGCGCCATCGCCACGCGCGAGCGCCGCTCCCACCTGTCCGCTCCCCGGGTGCCCACCGTCGGCATCGACATCGGCGGCACCAAGGTGATGGCGGGCGTCGTGGACGCCGACGGCACGGTGCTTGAGCGCGTGCGCACCGAGACCCCCGACAAGTCCAAGAGCCCCAAGGTCGTCGAGGACACCATCGCGGAACTCGTGCTCGACCTCTCCGACCGGCACGACGTGCACGCCGTCGGCATCGGCGCCGCCGGCTGGGTGGACGCCGACCGGTCCCGCGTGCTGTTCGCCCCGCACCTGGCCTGGCGCAACGAACCGCTGCGCGACGCGCTCGCCGCCCGCCTCGTCGTGCCGATCATGGTGGACAACGACGCCAACACCGCGGCCTGGGGCGAGTGGCGCTTCGGGGCCGGCCGGGGCGCCGACCACCTCGTCATGATCACGCTCGGTACCGGGATCGGCGGCGCGATACTGGAGGGCGGCCGGGTCAAGCGCGGCGCCTACGGTGTGGCCGGCGAGTTCGGCCACATGCAGGTCGTGCCGGGCGGCCACCGCTGCCCCTGCGGCAACCGCGGCTGCTGGGAGCAGTACAGCTCGGGCAACGCGCTCGTCCGCGAGGCCAGGGAGCTGGCCGTGGCCGACTCGCCCGTCGCCCACCACCTCCTGGACCGCGTCGGCGGCAGGACCCGCGACATCACCGGGCCGCTGATCACCGAACTGGCCAGGTCGGGCGACGCGATGTGCGTGGAGCTGCTTGAGGACATGGGCCGCTGGCTCGGCATCGGGATCGCCAACCTGGCCGCCGCCCTCGACCCGGCCCGCTTCGTCATCGGCGGCGGCGTCAGCGAGGCCGACGAGCTGCTGATCGGCCCGGCCAGGGAGGCGTTCCGGCGGCACCTGACCGGCCGGGGCTACCGCCCGGAGGCCGAGATCGTCCGGGCGCGGCTCGGCACCGACGCCGGCATGGTCGGCGCCGCCGACCTCGCCCGCCTGGTCGCGCGCCGCTTCCGCCGGGCCAACCGGCGCCGCGCGGAGCGCGCCCACCGCACCACGTTCGAACTCCGCCTGCCGCCGCGGAGCCGGGAGGCCGGACCATGA
- a CDS encoding glycerate kinase, producing the protein MTDTGRVLIAADKFKGSLTAVEVAEHVAAGIRAARPEARVAALPVADGGDGTVDAAVAGGFSPVETEVTGPLGPPVLASFALRGEVAVLEMAQASGLRLLPPHTFAPMTATTYGTGELILAALDAGARTVVLGVGGSATTDGGAGMLTALGARFLDPDGDPVAPGGGPLREVATADLSGLDPRLKDTEFVLAGDVDNPLTGPLGAAAVYGPQKGADPVEVEALDAALAHFVRVLGNALGPRAAQCAEAPGAGAAGGIGFGALLALDAVFRPGIEVLLDVLGFASALEGTGLVVTGEGSLDEQTLHGKAPAGVAAAARAAGARTVAVCGRLAIDDAALRGAGIEKAYPLTAVEPDVTACIENAGVLLERVARQLAEEQL; encoded by the coding sequence ATGACGGACACCGGGCGCGTGCTCATCGCTGCTGACAAGTTCAAGGGCTCGTTGACGGCCGTCGAGGTCGCCGAGCACGTGGCGGCGGGCATCCGTGCCGCCCGCCCGGAGGCGCGCGTGGCCGCGCTGCCGGTCGCCGACGGCGGGGACGGCACGGTGGACGCGGCGGTGGCCGGCGGCTTCTCGCCGGTCGAGACCGAGGTGACGGGGCCGCTCGGACCGCCGGTGCTCGCGTCGTTCGCGCTGCGCGGCGAGGTGGCGGTCCTGGAGATGGCGCAGGCGTCGGGGCTGCGGCTGCTGCCGCCCCACACGTTCGCGCCGATGACCGCGACCACGTACGGCACCGGCGAGTTGATCCTGGCGGCGCTCGACGCCGGGGCGCGCACGGTGGTGCTCGGGGTCGGGGGCTCCGCGACGACCGACGGCGGGGCCGGGATGCTGACCGCGCTGGGCGCCCGGTTCCTCGACCCGGACGGCGATCCGGTGGCGCCCGGCGGCGGGCCGCTGCGCGAGGTGGCGACGGCCGATCTGTCGGGGCTCGACCCGCGGCTGAAGGACACCGAGTTCGTGCTGGCGGGCGACGTGGACAACCCGCTGACGGGACCGCTGGGCGCCGCCGCCGTCTACGGGCCGCAGAAGGGCGCCGACCCGGTGGAGGTCGAGGCGCTCGACGCGGCGCTCGCCCACTTCGTGCGCGTGCTCGGGAACGCCCTGGGCCCGCGCGCCGCGCAGTGCGCCGAGGCGCCGGGCGCGGGCGCGGCGGGCGGCATCGGGTTCGGCGCGCTGCTCGCCCTCGACGCGGTGTTCCGGCCGGGGATCGAGGTGCTGCTCGACGTGCTCGGGTTCGCCTCGGCCCTTGAGGGCACCGGCCTGGTCGTGACCGGCGAGGGCTCGCTCGACGAGCAGACCCTGCACGGCAAGGCGCCGGCCGGCGTGGCCGCCGCCGCGCGGGCGGCGGGAGCGCGCACGGTCGCGGTGTGCGGGCGGCTGGCCATCGACGACGCGGCGCTGCGCGGCGCGGGCATCGAGAAGGCCTACCCGCTGACGGCGGTCGAGCCGGATGTGACGGCGTGCATCGAGAACGCGGGCGTTCTGCTGGAGCGGGTGGCCAGGCAGCTGGCCGAGGAGCAGCTGTGA
- a CDS encoding phytoene desaturase family protein has protein sequence MPSLRDVVVVGAGPNGLTAAVELARRGMSVELFEAKDTVGGGARTEELTLPGFHHDPCAAAHPTGIGSPAFRAMPLERYGLEWLHAELPLAHPFLDGTAAVLARSVGESAASFGPRDAGTYRRLMAPYLGKWETLAADFLKVPWDGLPKDPVTLARFGLVGLPPASLLTRRFRDDRARALISGLAAHVMAPLSTPATGAIALVFALAAHEVGWPLARGGSQRIADALAAYLRDLGGAIHTGVEVKRLDELPPARAYVFDTSPTALARIAGLGRAYEGFRYGAGAFKIDYALDGPVPWTAPEARRAGSVHLGSSSAEIGTALRAASVEGRAPETPFLVTTQPTLVDPGRAPEGKHVYWAYGHVPNGFDGDLTDAVERQIERFAPGFRDLVLARAVAGPPELARRNANYVGGDIGCGAFTGLQTLLRPRPAYNPYGTAHPAVFLCSSAAWPGPGVHGMSGHNAAKAVWRRLRANR, from the coding sequence GTGCCGTCGTTGCGCGACGTGGTCGTGGTGGGTGCCGGGCCGAACGGGCTGACCGCGGCCGTGGAACTGGCCCGCCGCGGCATGTCCGTCGAACTGTTCGAGGCCAAGGACACGGTGGGCGGTGGCGCGCGGACCGAGGAGCTGACGCTGCCGGGCTTCCACCACGATCCGTGCGCGGCGGCGCACCCGACCGGCATCGGCTCCCCCGCGTTCCGCGCGATGCCGCTGGAACGCTACGGCCTCGAATGGCTGCACGCCGAGCTGCCGCTCGCGCACCCCTTCCTCGACGGAACGGCCGCGGTGCTGGCCCGTTCGGTCGGCGAGTCGGCCGCGTCGTTCGGTCCGCGCGACGCCGGAACGTACCGGCGGCTCATGGCGCCCTACCTGGGCAAGTGGGAGACGCTGGCGGCCGACTTCCTCAAGGTGCCGTGGGACGGGCTGCCGAAGGACCCGGTGACGCTGGCGCGCTTCGGGCTGGTCGGCCTTCCGCCGGCGTCGCTGCTGACGCGCAGGTTCCGCGACGACCGGGCCCGCGCGCTGATCTCGGGACTGGCCGCGCACGTCATGGCCCCCCTGTCCACGCCGGCCACGGGCGCCATCGCGCTGGTGTTCGCGCTCGCCGCGCACGAGGTGGGCTGGCCGCTGGCACGCGGCGGCTCGCAGCGCATCGCGGACGCGCTCGCGGCGTACCTGCGCGACCTCGGCGGCGCGATCCACACGGGCGTCGAGGTGAAGCGGCTCGACGAACTCCCGCCCGCCCGGGCCTACGTCTTCGACACCTCGCCGACGGCGCTGGCGCGCATCGCGGGGCTCGGCAGGGCCTACGAGGGCTTCCGGTACGGCGCGGGCGCGTTCAAGATCGACTACGCGCTCGACGGCCCCGTGCCGTGGACGGCGCCCGAGGCGCGGCGCGCCGGTTCGGTGCACCTGGGGTCGAGCAGCGCGGAGATCGGCACGGCGCTGCGCGCGGCCTCCGTCGAGGGGCGGGCCCCCGAGACGCCGTTCCTCGTCACGACGCAGCCGACGCTGGTCGACCCGGGCCGCGCGCCGGAGGGCAAGCACGTGTACTGGGCGTACGGGCACGTGCCGAACGGCTTCGACGGCGACCTCACCGACGCGGTGGAGCGGCAGATCGAGCGGTTCGCGCCCGGGTTCCGCGACCTGGTGCTCGCGCGCGCCGTCGCCGGCCCGCCGGAACTGGCGCGGCGCAACGCGAACTACGTGGGCGGCGACATCGGCTGCGGCGCGTTCACCGGACTCCAGACGCTGCTGCGCCCGCGCCCGGCGTACAACCCGTACGGCACCGCCCACCCGGCGGTGTTCCTGTGCTCGTCGGCGGCGTGGCCGGGGCCCGGTGTGCACGGCATGTCGGGGCACAACGCGGCCAAGGCGGTATGGCGGCGGCTGCGCGCGAACCGTTGA
- a CDS encoding MFS transporter, with product MHSGRRWLILATVAACFLPVTADATILNVAVPSLTDTLDASARDVLWIADVYPLVMVGLVLVTGPLGDRIGHRRLLLIGLAVFGSASGLSALAQSPEALIAGRAALAVGASAIIPSTLAVIRQVFTDPKELGIAIGVWSAVAAGGAAVGPVVGGLLLEHYWWGSVFVVNVPVVAVLLAAVAVLMPRHTARTRTPWEPLSPLLAVVGVVGVVYGVKAFTHDGFALNAVLPTAVGLCAVALFVRRQLRLTHPMLDLAPFGQPRFRTGVMAATLPVLVLVGFELQLAQHLQFALDMSPREAGLFLLPLPVAAFAAGPAAGFLSARHGLATIIPAGLGLAALGYVGIAVTAGDGEPSFAMACCLVAVGAGHGAVQTVASEAIMTGAPADQAGGAAAVESVSYEVGAGFGIALIGSLTVLLYGRAFDVPGQDVPEDATDSIGEAMSAADDLAGAAGDAVAEAARQAFTDAYQVAAVVCAVVVAVVAVTVAVAWRRAPAPAAPADVRADDPARR from the coding sequence GTGCACAGCGGCAGGCGCTGGCTGATCCTGGCCACGGTCGCGGCCTGCTTCCTGCCCGTGACCGCCGACGCCACCATCCTCAACGTCGCCGTCCCCTCGCTCACCGACACCCTCGACGCCTCGGCCCGCGACGTGCTGTGGATCGCCGACGTCTACCCCCTGGTCATGGTGGGCCTCGTCCTGGTCACCGGCCCGCTCGGTGACCGGATCGGCCACCGCCGCCTGCTCCTGATCGGCCTGGCCGTCTTCGGCTCGGCCTCGGGCCTGTCGGCACTCGCGCAGAGCCCGGAGGCGCTGATCGCCGGCCGCGCCGCGCTCGCGGTGGGCGCCTCGGCGATCATCCCCTCGACCCTCGCGGTCATCCGGCAGGTGTTCACCGACCCGAAGGAACTCGGCATCGCGATCGGCGTGTGGAGCGCCGTCGCGGCCGGTGGCGCGGCCGTCGGCCCCGTGGTGGGCGGCCTGCTGCTCGAACACTACTGGTGGGGCTCGGTGTTCGTGGTGAACGTGCCGGTGGTCGCGGTCCTGCTGGCCGCCGTCGCCGTGCTGATGCCCCGGCACACCGCGCGCACCAGGACGCCGTGGGAACCGCTCTCGCCGCTGCTCGCCGTCGTGGGCGTGGTCGGCGTGGTCTACGGCGTCAAGGCGTTCACCCACGACGGCTTCGCGCTGAACGCCGTGCTGCCCACCGCGGTGGGGCTGTGCGCCGTCGCGCTGTTCGTCCGGCGGCAACTGCGTCTGACGCACCCGATGCTCGACCTCGCGCCGTTCGGCCAACCCCGGTTCCGCACCGGCGTGATGGCCGCGACGCTGCCCGTCCTGGTGCTGGTGGGCTTCGAGTTGCAACTGGCGCAGCACCTCCAGTTCGCGCTGGACATGTCCCCGCGCGAGGCGGGGCTGTTCCTGCTGCCGCTTCCGGTGGCCGCGTTCGCGGCCGGGCCCGCGGCCGGGTTCCTGTCGGCCAGGCACGGCCTGGCCACCATCATCCCCGCGGGGCTCGGCCTGGCCGCGCTCGGCTACGTCGGCATCGCCGTCACGGCCGGCGACGGGGAGCCGTCGTTCGCGATGGCCTGCTGCCTGGTCGCGGTGGGCGCGGGGCACGGCGCGGTGCAGACGGTGGCCTCCGAGGCCATCATGACCGGCGCCCCGGCCGACCAGGCGGGGGGTGCGGCGGCCGTCGAATCCGTGTCCTACGAGGTGGGCGCGGGGTTCGGCATCGCGCTGATCGGCAGCCTGACCGTGCTGCTCTACGGCCGCGCGTTCGACGTTCCGGGGCAGGACGTGCCGGAGGACGCGACGGATTCCATCGGCGAGGCGATGTCGGCCGCCGACGACCTCGCAGGCGCGGCGGGCGACGCCGTGGCCGAGGCGGCGCGGCAGGCGTTCACCGACGCCTACCAGGTGGCGGCCGTGGTGTGTGCCGTGGTGGTGGCGGTGGTCGCCGTCACCGTCGCCGTGGCCTGGCGGCGCGCCCCCGCGCCGGCCGCCCCGGCCGACGTGCGGGCGGACGACCCGGCTCGCCGGTGA